A genomic stretch from Centroberyx gerrardi isolate f3 chromosome 10, fCenGer3.hap1.cur.20231027, whole genome shotgun sequence includes:
- the tank gene encoding TRAF family member-associated NF-kappa-B activator isoform X2 — MERNIGDQLNKAFEAYRQASIEKDNAKKELQQTTEYYERYTQKLQKQIEDQKQVISILEAQLMSAAKQPSGEMKCELAPRTQEEETLLPCNHVLDGTNAFRKIQYLENMETAVAVPPKLPDNSTIDNQDMLEVFEAIQGKFQQIRSLTRRQKDHLKRFHGGNDTSNDQRFSMPIQCTDDTAEQAERPFSALRSAVEIPHPPTSLASRGASPEDRDLVDSLTKLSVKFPPSADSEYEFLNSAPERHVGLPVTRKRPPSSVPTALTEEAPAELDVPFVYPPSPSHSTSSSLSQESVRGPQQPLWSPELCDAGDMGTELEVAQSSSPDKCAFCHAVVPQACMNSHLYSHFSHKNEASN; from the exons ATGGAGAGGAACATTGGAGACCAGCTCAACAAAGCTTTTGAAGCTTATCGCCAGGCCTCCATTGAGAAAGACAATGCTAAAAAGGAACTACAGCAAACG actgaatATTATGAGCGATATACTCAAAAACTTCAAAAGCAGATAGAGGACCAGAAGCAGGTGATTTCAATACTTGAAGCTCAGTTGATGTCAGCAGCAAAGCAACCATCAG GAGAGATGAAATGTGAGCTGGCTCCCAGAACACAGGAAGAGGAGACTTTGTTGCCTTGCAACCATGTACTAGATGGGACCAATGCTTTTAGGAAAATACAGTACCTG GAGAATATGGAAACTGCTGTGGCTGTTCCTCCTAAATTGCCAGATAACAGCACCATTGACAA tCAAGACATGCTGGAGGTATTTGAAGCAATTCAAGGGAAATTCCAGCAGATTCGGTCTCTAACCAGAAGACAAAAAGATCACCTAAAAAGATTTCACGGGGGAAACGATACTTCAAATG ACCAGCGGTTCTCCATGCCTATCCAGTGTACGGACGATACGGCGGAGCAGGCGGAGAGACCCTTCTCAGCACTGAGGTCAGCAGTGGAAATCCCACACCCGCCTACGTCTCTGGCGTCCCGCGGCGCCAGCCCCGAGGACAGGGACTTAGTAGACTCTCTCACCAAACTCAGTGTCAAATTCCCGCCCTCTGCGGACAGTGAATACGAGTTCCTGAACAGTGCTCCAGAGAGACACGTTGGTCTGCCCGTGACCAGGAAACGGCCTCCCAGCAGCGTCCCCACTGCACTGACAGAGGAGGCGCCTGCGGAACTGGACGTGCCTTTTGTCTACCCTCCGTCCCCCTCCCACTCCACATCGTCCTCGCTCTCCCAGGAGAGTGTACGGGGACCCCAACAG CCTCTGTGGAGTCCTGAGCTGTGTGATGCAGGTGACATGGGGACAGAGCTGGAGGTGGCACAGAGCAGCAGTCCCGATAAATGTGCTTTCTGCCATGCTGTGGTTCCTCAAGCCTGTATGAACAGCCACCTCTATTCGCATTTCTCTCATAAGAATGAAGCCAGCAATTGA
- the tank gene encoding TRAF family member-associated NF-kappa-B activator isoform X1 produces the protein MERNIGDQLNKAFEAYRQASIEKDNAKKELQQTTEYYERYTQKLQKQIEDQKQVISILEAQLMSAAKQPSGEMKCELAPRTQEEETLLPCNHVLDGTNAFRKIQYLKENMETAVAVPPKLPDNSTIDNQDMLEVFEAIQGKFQQIRSLTRRQKDHLKRFHGGNDTSNDQRFSMPIQCTDDTAEQAERPFSALRSAVEIPHPPTSLASRGASPEDRDLVDSLTKLSVKFPPSADSEYEFLNSAPERHVGLPVTRKRPPSSVPTALTEEAPAELDVPFVYPPSPSHSTSSSLSQESVRGPQQPLWSPELCDAGDMGTELEVAQSSSPDKCAFCHAVVPQACMNSHLYSHFSHKNEASN, from the exons ATGGAGAGGAACATTGGAGACCAGCTCAACAAAGCTTTTGAAGCTTATCGCCAGGCCTCCATTGAGAAAGACAATGCTAAAAAGGAACTACAGCAAACG actgaatATTATGAGCGATATACTCAAAAACTTCAAAAGCAGATAGAGGACCAGAAGCAGGTGATTTCAATACTTGAAGCTCAGTTGATGTCAGCAGCAAAGCAACCATCAG GAGAGATGAAATGTGAGCTGGCTCCCAGAACACAGGAAGAGGAGACTTTGTTGCCTTGCAACCATGTACTAGATGGGACCAATGCTTTTAGGAAAATACAGTACCTG AAGGAGAATATGGAAACTGCTGTGGCTGTTCCTCCTAAATTGCCAGATAACAGCACCATTGACAA tCAAGACATGCTGGAGGTATTTGAAGCAATTCAAGGGAAATTCCAGCAGATTCGGTCTCTAACCAGAAGACAAAAAGATCACCTAAAAAGATTTCACGGGGGAAACGATACTTCAAATG ACCAGCGGTTCTCCATGCCTATCCAGTGTACGGACGATACGGCGGAGCAGGCGGAGAGACCCTTCTCAGCACTGAGGTCAGCAGTGGAAATCCCACACCCGCCTACGTCTCTGGCGTCCCGCGGCGCCAGCCCCGAGGACAGGGACTTAGTAGACTCTCTCACCAAACTCAGTGTCAAATTCCCGCCCTCTGCGGACAGTGAATACGAGTTCCTGAACAGTGCTCCAGAGAGACACGTTGGTCTGCCCGTGACCAGGAAACGGCCTCCCAGCAGCGTCCCCACTGCACTGACAGAGGAGGCGCCTGCGGAACTGGACGTGCCTTTTGTCTACCCTCCGTCCCCCTCCCACTCCACATCGTCCTCGCTCTCCCAGGAGAGTGTACGGGGACCCCAACAG CCTCTGTGGAGTCCTGAGCTGTGTGATGCAGGTGACATGGGGACAGAGCTGGAGGTGGCACAGAGCAGCAGTCCCGATAAATGTGCTTTCTGCCATGCTGTGGTTCCTCAAGCCTGTATGAACAGCCACCTCTATTCGCATTTCTCTCATAAGAATGAAGCCAGCAATTGA
- the tbr1b gene encoding T-box brain protein 1b, whose protein sequence is MQVENCISPASDLSKKFMNVGSGFPSSDGSELSLQDHPIISASDNLERSSPLKKNSREMTNQSEADNFPDSKDASGDVQRGKLSPDLHGVSDIRHNFDGSAGERCIFSPSSQPQSVSAAPSAMFPYPSQHGPAHPAFSIGSPSRYMAHHPVITNGAYNSLLTNTSPQGYPAAGYPYAQQYGHTYQGAAFYQFSSAQAGLVPGKAQVYLCNRALWLKFHRHQTEMIITKQGRRMFPFLSFNISGLDPTAHYNIFVDVILADPNHWRFQGGKWVPCGKADTNVTGNRVYMHPDSPNTGAHWMRQEISFGKLKLTNNKGASNNTGQMVVLQSLHKYQPRLHVVEVNEDGTEDTSQPGRVQTFTFTETQFIAVTAYQNTDITQLKIDHNPFAKGFRDNYDTVYTGCDIDRLTPSPGDSPRSQIVPGARYAMPSSFLQDQFVSTYAKSRFHPGVGTGPGTERSVPLGNSLLSPQQTEEPTVATPPQRWFVTPANNRLDFAASAYDAADFAGNAATLLSYAAAGVKALPLPAAGCSNRPLGYYADPSGWGGRTPPQYCSVNSKSSTVFPCWPANSVGGRAGTNYLAEDGDAIPTERSPIGGSEETKPKDLSESSWIETPSSIKSIDSSDSGIFEQAKRRRISPSATPVSETVSPLKSEMLAPRECEKNCTKDIGYYSFYPHS, encoded by the exons ATGCAGGTCGAGAATTGCATCTCGCCAGCGAGTGATCTCTCCAAGAAATTTATGAATGTGGGCAGTGGCTTTCCAAGCTCCGATGGATCTGAGCTCTCGTTGCAGGACCATCCTATTATATCTGCAAGTGACAACCTGGAGAGAAGTTCACCTCTGAAAAAAAACTCTAGGGAGATGACGAATCAGTCAGAGGCAGACAATTTTCCCGACTCCAAGGACGCATCAGGGGACGTCCAGAGGGGCAAACTCTCTCCTGATCTTCACGGAGTCTCTGACATCCGTCACAATTTCGATGGATCTGCAGGAGAAAGGTGTATCTTTTCTCCATCTAGCCAGCCACAGTCAGTCTCAGCAGCTCCAAGTGCCATGTTCCCTTATCCGAGTCAACATGGACCAGCGCACCCGGCTTTTTCTATTGGAAGTCCCAGTCGTTATATGGCCCACCACCCGGTCATAACTAATGGAGCTTACAACAGCCTTCTGACCAACACTTCTCCGCAAGGCTACCCAGCAGCGGGCTATCCTTACGCGCAACAGTATGGACACACTTACCAAGGAGCGGCTTTTTACCAGTTCTCCTCGGCGCAAGCTGGACTGGTCCCGGGCAAAGCGCAGGTGTATTTGTGCAACAGGGCCCTGTGGCTTAAGTTTCACAGACACCAGACAGAGATGATCATCACAAAGCAAGGGCG ACGAATGTTCCCCTTTTTAAGCTTCAACATTTCTGGCCTTGACCCTACCGCTCACTACAATATATTTGTGGATGTAATACTTGCTGATCCAAATCACTGGCGATTTCAAGGAGGCAAGTGGGTGCCATGTGGAAAAGCAGACACAAATGTAACAG GAAATAGGGTGTACATGCACCCGGACTCACCAAATACCGGTGCGCACTGGATGCGTCAAGAAATATCATTTGGAAAGCTGAAGCTTACAAACAATAAAGGTGCCTCCAACAACACGGGGCAG aTGGTGGTCCTTCAGTCTCTCCACAAGTACCAGCCCAGGCTCCATGTGGTGGAAGTAAACGAGGATGGGACAGAGGACACGAGCCAACCAGGAAGAGTACAGACTTTCACCTTCACAGAAACACAATTCATCGCAGTCACAGCTTACCAGAATACCGAT ATTACGCAACTGAAAATTGACCACAATCCTTTTGCTAAAGGATTTCGGGACAACTATGACAC TGTCTACACAGGTTGCGACATCGACCGCCTAACTCCATCACCGGGTGACTCTCCGCGTTCACAGATCGTGCCGGGGGCGAGATATGCCATGCCTAGCTCTTTCCTGCAGGACCAATTTGTCAGCACTTACGCCAAATCTCGCTTTCACCCTGGCGTGGGGACTGGTCCTGGCACGGAGCGCAGCGTCCCACTCGGCAACAGCTTGCTATCCCCGCAGCAAACCGAGGAGCCCACTGTTGCCACCCCCCCACAGCGATGGTTTGTCACCCCTGCCAACAACCGACTGGACTTTGCTGCCTCGGCATACGACGCCGCCGATTTCGCCGGTAACGCGGCCACCTTGCTGTCCTACGCAGCGGCCGGAGTGAAGGCTCTTCCCCTGCCGGCTGCGGGCTGCTCCAACCGGCCTCTTGGCTATTACGCAGACCCGTCGGGCTGGGGAGGACGCACGCCGCCGCAGTACTGTAGTGTAAATAGTAAATCCAGCACGGTCTTTCCCTGCTGGCCCGCTAACTCTGTCGGCGGCAGAGCGGGCACCAACTACCTGGCCGAGGATGGAGACGCCATCCCCACGGAGAGATCCCCGATCGGCGGCTCCGAGGAGACCAAACCCAAAGACCTGTCAGAGTCGAGCTGGATAGAGACGCCGTCCTCCATTAAGTCAATTGATTCAAGCGATTCTGGTATCTTTGAACAAGCCAAAAGGAGAAGAATCTCACCGTCTGCCACGCCGGTTTCAGAAACTGTGTCCCCGCTAAAATCTGAGATGTTGGCACcgagggagtgtgagaaaaatTGCACAAAGGACATTGGTTACTATAGTTTCTATCCTCATAGTTAA